A genomic segment from Bradyrhizobium diazoefficiens USDA 110 encodes:
- the queE gene encoding 7-carboxy-7-deazaguanine synthase: protein MSYAVKEIFLTLQGEGAHAGRASVFCRFAGCNLWSGREADRQDATCKFCDTDFVGTDGTLGGRYASAVELADTIAAQWTASNDNRYVVLTGGEPLLQVDDALIDALHARGFEIGVETNGTIAAPDGLDWICVSPKGGSELVLRRGHELKLVYPQALAAPETFEGLAFERFSLQPMDGPEVAENTARAIDYCLRHPQWRLSVQTHKSLGIR from the coding sequence TTGAGTTACGCGGTCAAGGAAATCTTCCTGACCCTGCAAGGCGAAGGCGCCCATGCCGGGCGCGCGTCCGTGTTCTGCCGCTTTGCCGGCTGCAATTTGTGGAGCGGGCGCGAGGCCGACCGTCAGGACGCGACCTGCAAGTTCTGCGACACCGATTTCGTCGGCACCGACGGCACGCTCGGCGGCCGCTACGCGTCGGCCGTGGAGCTCGCCGACACCATCGCGGCGCAATGGACCGCCTCCAACGACAACCGCTACGTGGTGCTCACCGGCGGCGAGCCGCTGCTCCAGGTCGACGACGCGCTGATCGATGCGCTGCATGCGCGAGGCTTCGAGATCGGCGTCGAGACCAACGGCACGATTGCCGCACCGGATGGCCTCGACTGGATCTGCGTCAGCCCCAAGGGCGGCAGCGAGCTGGTGCTGCGCCGCGGCCACGAGCTGAAGCTGGTCTATCCGCAGGCGCTCGCCGCGCCGGAAACCTTCGAGGGCCTCGCCTTCGAGCGTTTCTCGCTGCAGCCGATGGACGGGCCCGAGGTTGCCGAGAACACCGCGCGCGCGATCGACTACTGCCTGCGCCATCCGCAATGGCGGCTGAGCGTGCAGACGCATAAATCGCTCGGCATCAGATAG
- a CDS encoding tRNA (cytidine(34)-2'-O)-methyltransferase → MQIALFQPDIPQNTGTILRLCACLGLAAHIIEPAGFPVSDRHFRRAGMDYLDQVSITRHVSWPQFEEWRAAQGCRLLLFTTKAATDYRDFRYQTSDILLFGRESAGVTDAVVEAADARLVIPIAPGLRSLNVAMTAAMAAGEALRQIRNPQG, encoded by the coding sequence ATGCAGATAGCGCTCTTCCAGCCCGACATCCCCCAGAACACCGGCACGATTCTCAGGCTCTGCGCCTGCCTTGGGCTGGCCGCCCACATCATCGAACCGGCAGGGTTCCCCGTCTCCGACCGGCATTTCCGCCGGGCGGGAATGGATTACCTCGACCAAGTCAGCATCACCCGCCATGTCTCCTGGCCGCAATTCGAGGAGTGGCGCGCGGCACAGGGCTGCCGGCTGCTGCTGTTCACCACGAAGGCTGCCACCGACTACCGCGATTTCCGTTACCAGACGTCGGACATCCTGCTATTCGGGCGCGAGAGCGCCGGCGTCACCGACGCGGTGGTCGAGGCCGCGGATGCGCGGCTGGTGATCCCGATCGCCCCGGGACTGCGGTCGCTCAATGTCGCCATGACCGCGGCGATGGCCGCAGGCGAGGCGCTGCGGCAGATCCGGAACCCGCAAGGTTGA
- the petA gene encoding ubiquinol-cytochrome c reductase iron-sulfur subunit — translation MTTASSADHPTRRDFLFVATGAAAAVGGAAALWPFISQMNPDASTIAAGAPIEVDLSPIAEGQDIKVFWRGKPIYISHRTKKQIDEARAVNVASLPDPQSDEARVKSGHEQWLVVIGICTHLGCIPIAHEGNYDGFFCPCHGSQYDSSGRIRQGPAPANLPVPPYQFVSDTKIQIG, via the coding sequence GTGACGACAGCGTCTTCGGCGGACCATCCGACACGCCGTGATTTCTTATTCGTTGCAACGGGGGCAGCTGCAGCAGTAGGGGGCGCAGCTGCGCTCTGGCCCTTCATCTCCCAAATGAATCCTGATGCCTCGACCATCGCGGCCGGTGCGCCGATCGAGGTCGATCTCAGCCCGATCGCCGAGGGCCAGGACATCAAGGTATTCTGGCGCGGCAAGCCGATCTACATCAGCCACCGCACCAAGAAGCAGATCGACGAGGCGCGCGCCGTCAACGTGGCGAGCCTGCCCGATCCGCAGAGCGACGAGGCCCGGGTCAAGTCCGGCCATGAGCAGTGGCTGGTCGTGATCGGTATCTGCACCCATCTCGGCTGCATCCCGATCGCTCATGAGGGCAACTACGACGGGTTCTTCTGCCCCTGCCATGGTTCGCAGTACGATTCGTCCGGCCGCATCCGTCAGGGGCCCGCGCCCGCGAACCTGCCGGTGCCGCCGTACCAGTTCGTTTCCGACACCAAAATCCAGATCGGCTGA
- the fbcH gene encoding cytochrome b/c1: MSGPSDYQPSNPALQWIERRLPILGLMHSSFVAYPTPRNLNYWWTFGAILSFMLGMQILTGVILAMHYTPHADLAFKSVELIVRDVNYGWLLRNMHACGASMFFFAVYVHMLRGLYYGSYKEPREVLWILGVIIYLLMMATGFMGYVLPWGQMSFWGATVITNLFSAIPYFGESIVTLLWGGYSVGNPTLNRFFSLHYLLPFLIAGVVVLHVWALHVAGQNNPEGVEPKSEKDTVPFTPHATIKDMFGVACFLLLYAWFIFYMPNYLGDADNYIPANPGVTPPHIVPEWYYLPFYAILRSIPNKLAGVIGMFSAIIILCFLPWLDAAKTRSSKYRPLAKQFFWIFVAVCILLGYLGAQPPEGIYVIAGRVLTVCYFAYFLIVLPLLSRIETPRPVPNSISEAILAKGGKAVASVAIALVAAGALFLGSLQDARANEGSDKPPGNKWSFAGPFGKFDRGALQRGLKVYKEVCASCHGLSYIAFRNLAEAGGPSYSVAQVAAFASDYKIKDGPNDAGDMFERPGRPADYFPSPFPNEQAARAANGGAAPPDLSLITKARSYGRGFPWFIFDFFTQYQEQGPDYVSAVLQGFEEKVPEGVTIPEGSYYNKYFPGHAIKMPKPLSDGQVTYDDGSPATVAQYSKDVTTFLMWTAEPHMEARKRLGFQVFVFLIIFAGLMYFTKKKVWADSH; the protein is encoded by the coding sequence ATGAGCGGACCATCCGACTACCAGCCGAGCAATCCGGCCCTGCAATGGATCGAGCGGCGCCTGCCGATCCTCGGCCTCATGCACTCCTCCTTCGTCGCCTACCCCACTCCGCGCAATCTGAACTACTGGTGGACGTTCGGCGCCATCCTCTCCTTCATGCTGGGGATGCAGATCCTGACCGGCGTGATCCTGGCGATGCACTACACGCCGCATGCCGATCTCGCCTTCAAGTCGGTCGAGCTGATCGTCCGCGACGTCAACTACGGCTGGCTGCTGCGCAACATGCATGCCTGTGGCGCGTCGATGTTCTTCTTCGCGGTCTACGTCCACATGCTGCGCGGCCTCTATTACGGTTCCTACAAGGAGCCGCGTGAGGTGCTGTGGATCCTCGGCGTCATCATCTACCTCCTGATGATGGCGACCGGCTTCATGGGCTACGTGCTCCCCTGGGGCCAGATGAGCTTCTGGGGGGCCACCGTCATCACCAACCTGTTCTCCGCCATTCCCTATTTCGGCGAGAGCATCGTGACGCTGCTGTGGGGCGGCTATTCGGTCGGCAATCCGACGCTGAACCGCTTCTTCTCGCTGCATTATCTGCTACCGTTCCTGATCGCGGGCGTCGTCGTGCTCCACGTCTGGGCGCTGCATGTCGCCGGCCAGAACAATCCTGAGGGCGTCGAGCCGAAATCGGAAAAGGACACGGTGCCGTTCACGCCGCATGCCACCATCAAGGACATGTTCGGCGTCGCCTGCTTCCTGCTGCTCTACGCCTGGTTCATCTTCTACATGCCGAACTATCTCGGCGACGCCGACAACTACATTCCGGCGAATCCGGGCGTGACGCCGCCGCACATCGTGCCGGAATGGTATTACCTGCCGTTCTACGCGATCCTGCGCTCGATCCCGAACAAGCTCGCGGGCGTGATCGGGATGTTCTCGGCGATCATCATCCTGTGCTTCCTGCCCTGGCTCGATGCCGCCAAGACCAGGTCGTCGAAGTACCGCCCCCTGGCCAAGCAGTTCTTCTGGATCTTCGTCGCGGTCTGCATCCTGCTCGGCTATCTCGGTGCGCAGCCGCCGGAAGGCATCTACGTGATCGCCGGCCGGGTCCTGACGGTCTGCTACTTCGCCTATTTCCTGATCGTGCTGCCGCTGCTCTCGCGCATCGAGACGCCGCGGCCGGTGCCGAACTCGATCTCGGAGGCGATCCTCGCCAAGGGCGGCAAGGCGGTGGCCTCCGTCGCCATCGCGCTCGTCGCCGCCGGCGCGCTGTTCCTCGGCAGCTTGCAGGACGCGCGCGCCAACGAAGGCAGCGACAAGCCGCCGGGCAACAAATGGTCGTTCGCCGGTCCCTTCGGCAAGTTCGACCGCGGCGCGCTCCAGCGCGGCCTGAAGGTCTACAAGGAAGTCTGCGCCAGCTGCCACGGCCTGTCCTACATCGCCTTCCGCAACCTCGCGGAAGCCGGCGGCCCCAGCTATTCGGTGGCGCAGGTGGCGGCGTTCGCGTCGGATTACAAGATCAAGGACGGTCCGAACGATGCCGGTGACATGTTCGAGCGCCCGGGCCGGCCGGCCGACTACTTCCCCTCGCCATTTCCGAACGAGCAGGCAGCCCGTGCGGCGAACGGCGGTGCGGCGCCGCCCGACCTGTCGCTGATCACCAAGGCGCGCTCCTACGGCCGCGGCTTCCCCTGGTTCATCTTCGACTTCTTCACCCAGTACCAGGAGCAGGGCCCGGACTACGTCTCGGCGGTGCTCCAGGGTTTTGAGGAGAAGGTGCCGGAGGGTGTGACCATTCCGGAGGGCTCCTACTACAACAAGTACTTCCCGGGCCACGCCATCAAGATGCCGAAGCCGCTCAGCGACGGCCAGGTCACCTATGACGACGGCTCGCCGGCCACGGTCGCGCAATATTCCAAGGACGTCACCACGTTCCTGATGTGGACCGCCGAGCCGCACATGGAAGCGCGCAAGCGCCTGGGCTTCCAGGTGTTCGTGTTCCTGATCATCTTCGCCGGCCTGATGTACTTCACCAAGAAGAAGGTCTGGGCCGACTCGCACTGA
- a CDS encoding dienelactone hydrolase family protein yields the protein MGTAITFKRPDGKDASGYLANAARGNAPGVVVIQEWWGLSDQIKGLCDRFALAGFDALAPDLYKGKVVPYHDMESANKEMNSLDFMDATTQTVRGATQYLSRNGAKVGLTGFCLGGAVTIIGATKIPELAAGVVFYGIPPEQAAKPADVKIPLQAHFANKDDWCTPELVNGFEKAMKAAGKSLELFRYDAEHAFVNEQRQAVHDREAAELAWGRATEFFRKHLG from the coding sequence ATGGGAACCGCCATCACCTTCAAGCGCCCGGACGGCAAGGACGCATCGGGCTATCTCGCCAATGCCGCGCGCGGCAACGCGCCGGGCGTGGTCGTGATCCAGGAATGGTGGGGGCTGTCGGACCAGATCAAGGGCCTGTGCGACCGCTTTGCGCTGGCCGGCTTCGACGCGCTCGCGCCCGACCTCTACAAGGGCAAGGTGGTGCCGTATCACGACATGGAGAGCGCCAACAAGGAAATGAACTCGCTCGACTTCATGGACGCCACCACGCAGACCGTGCGCGGCGCCACGCAATATTTGTCGCGCAACGGCGCCAAGGTCGGGCTGACAGGCTTCTGCCTCGGCGGCGCCGTCACCATCATCGGCGCGACCAAGATCCCGGAGCTTGCGGCCGGCGTCGTGTTCTACGGCATTCCGCCGGAGCAGGCGGCCAAGCCCGCCGACGTCAAGATTCCGCTCCAGGCCCATTTCGCCAACAAGGACGATTGGTGCACGCCGGAGCTGGTCAACGGCTTCGAGAAGGCGATGAAGGCCGCCGGCAAGTCGCTGGAGCTGTTCCGCTATGACGCCGAGCACGCCTTCGTCAACGAGCAGCGCCAGGCCGTGCACGACCGCGAAGCCGCCGAGCTCGCCTGGGGCAGGGCGACGGAGTTCTTCCGGAAGCATCTGGGGTAA
- a CDS encoding DMP19 family protein, with amino-acid sequence MIEGSRLTTVVVSLDALEAAQAPEKADYLTEAVVYYVNEIQRVGVYKGRELPAVAMQAYHADYYLAQVNNGGHSQFIGNTGVAMLPTTSGDALAGLKAMGAAAQHQILQEMMDWVKANTGEAALQNGFGERAAPLDALDRRFYEAERQQPMTQLAARWIANWPELRAVAKQQYASEIQRLAQLNPHLSQRRIWRGVRQIRFQMTDRLQITVAAACGAVAPEPELKLMVLAGSSMEVEGQQCMAFGVKTDKGARLCVYEDAGGQLYEYGPGSQSPKPAEMHEILKSFPPSLVGGRLSVVGADAIRNFSRIAEQNLAAEAIDLLLRKSGLDPTAMITALDVSDDRAAWHAVTGKTCVLIETLGDRANMIGPDGRPALTVTRAEIERHAAEAAVGRDSLEIQA; translated from the coding sequence ATGATCGAAGGAAGCCGGTTAACAACAGTTGTCGTGTCTCTCGATGCGCTGGAGGCGGCTCAAGCACCTGAGAAGGCTGACTACCTGACCGAGGCGGTGGTCTACTACGTCAATGAAATTCAACGCGTCGGCGTCTACAAGGGACGTGAACTGCCGGCTGTGGCCATGCAGGCCTATCACGCCGACTACTATCTCGCTCAGGTCAACAACGGCGGTCACAGTCAGTTCATCGGTAACACGGGCGTTGCGATGCTGCCGACGACATCTGGCGATGCGCTCGCTGGACTGAAGGCTATGGGAGCGGCCGCGCAACACCAGATCCTGCAGGAAATGATGGACTGGGTGAAAGCCAATACCGGCGAGGCTGCACTGCAAAACGGCTTCGGAGAGCGCGCCGCGCCGCTCGATGCGCTTGACCGTCGCTTCTATGAGGCCGAACGACAGCAACCAATGACGCAGCTGGCAGCCCGGTGGATCGCGAACTGGCCCGAATTGCGCGCCGTAGCCAAGCAGCAATACGCATCCGAAATCCAGCGGCTTGCGCAACTTAATCCGCATCTGTCGCAGCGACGGATCTGGCGAGGCGTTCGCCAGATCCGCTTCCAGATGACTGACCGCTTGCAAATCACGGTCGCCGCAGCATGCGGGGCGGTGGCGCCCGAGCCAGAGCTCAAGCTCATGGTTCTTGCAGGAAGCAGTATGGAGGTGGAAGGGCAGCAATGCATGGCCTTCGGCGTTAAGACAGACAAGGGCGCGCGACTCTGCGTTTATGAGGATGCGGGTGGACAACTTTATGAGTACGGCCCGGGCAGCCAGAGCCCGAAGCCTGCGGAAATGCATGAAATTTTGAAGAGCTTTCCGCCATCACTGGTGGGCGGGCGGCTATCTGTTGTGGGGGCTGACGCGATCCGGAATTTCTCGAGGATCGCCGAGCAAAACCTTGCAGCCGAAGCCATCGACCTGCTGTTGCGGAAGTCGGGTCTGGATCCGACCGCGATGATCACGGCGTTGGACGTGAGCGACGACCGGGCGGCATGGCATGCGGTCACAGGGAAGACCTGCGTTTTGATTGAAACCTTGGGCGACCGCGCCAACATGATCGGACCTGACGGCAGGCCCGCGCTCACGGTCACGCGGGCCGAAATCGAACGACATGCCGCGGAGGCGGCTGTGGGGCGCGACAGCCTGGAGATCCAGGCATAA
- a CDS encoding anthranilate synthase component I, with protein sequence MNRTVFALPARSDYVTRGGLAITRVAEQFTGGASRLDDLVNLLDRRRGVVLSSGTTVPGRYESFDLGFSDPPLKLETTGVNFKLEALNERGQVLIAFLADVLREPCVVISEKTASRLAGHIIRGDAPVEEDQRTRRASVVSLVRDLVAAFSANDDGLLGLFGAFAYDLVFQIEDLVQKRARESDQRDIVLYVPDRLLAYDRATGRGVVLSYDFTWKGRSTEGLPRETADSPYMKTPRQGFADHAPGEYQATVETARAAFARGDLFEAVPGQLFAEPCDRSPAEVFQRLCVINPSPYGALMNLGDGEFLVSASPEMFVRSDGRRVETCPISGTIARGTDAIGDAEQIRQLLNSEKDEFELNMCTDVDRNDKARVCVPGTIKVLARRQIETYSKLFHTVDHVEGMLRPGFDALDAFLTHAWAVTVTGAPKLWAMQFVEDHERSPRRWYAGAIGAVNFDGSINTGLTIRTIRMKDGLAEVRVGATCLFDSDPAAEDRECQVKAAALFQALRGDPPKPLSTFAPDATGSGKRVLLIDHDDSFVHMLADYFRQVGASVTVVRYVHALDMLKQKRWDLLVLSPGPGRPEDFGIRKTIDAALENKLPVFGVCLGVQAIGEYFGGELGQLTHPAHGRPSRVQVRGGRLMRNLPSEIVIGRYHSLYVERDSMPEVLSVTASTEDGVAMALEHKTLPVAGVQFHPESLMSLGGEVGLRIVENAFRLDARVD encoded by the coding sequence ATGAACAGGACAGTCTTTGCCCTCCCGGCCAGAAGCGATTACGTGACCCGCGGCGGTCTCGCGATCACGCGCGTGGCGGAGCAGTTTACCGGCGGCGCGAGCCGGCTCGACGATCTCGTCAACCTGCTCGACCGCCGCCGCGGCGTGGTGCTGTCCTCGGGCACGACCGTGCCGGGCCGCTACGAGAGCTTCGACCTCGGCTTCTCCGATCCGCCGCTCAAGCTCGAGACCACAGGCGTCAATTTCAAGCTGGAAGCCCTGAACGAGCGCGGCCAGGTGCTGATCGCCTTCCTTGCCGATGTCCTGCGCGAGCCCTGCGTGGTGATATCCGAAAAGACCGCTTCGCGCCTCGCCGGCCACATCATCCGCGGCGATGCCCCGGTCGAGGAAGACCAGCGCACCCGGCGCGCCAGCGTGGTGTCGCTGGTGCGCGACCTCGTCGCCGCCTTCTCCGCCAATGACGACGGGCTGCTCGGCCTGTTCGGCGCCTTCGCCTACGATCTCGTGTTCCAGATCGAGGATCTCGTGCAGAAGCGCGCGCGCGAGAGCGACCAGCGCGACATCGTGCTCTACGTTCCCGATCGCCTGCTGGCCTATGACCGCGCCACCGGCCGCGGCGTCGTGCTCAGCTACGACTTCACGTGGAAGGGCAGATCCACCGAGGGCCTGCCGCGCGAGACCGCCGACAGCCCGTACATGAAGACACCGCGCCAGGGCTTTGCCGATCATGCGCCCGGCGAATACCAGGCCACCGTCGAGACCGCGCGCGCGGCCTTTGCCCGCGGCGATCTGTTCGAGGCCGTGCCGGGCCAGCTGTTCGCCGAGCCCTGCGATCGTTCTCCGGCGGAAGTGTTCCAGCGCCTCTGTGTCATCAACCCGTCGCCCTACGGCGCGCTGATGAATCTCGGCGACGGCGAGTTTCTCGTCTCCGCCTCGCCCGAGATGTTCGTGCGTTCGGACGGCCGCCGCGTCGAGACCTGCCCGATCTCGGGCACCATCGCGCGCGGCACCGATGCGATCGGCGATGCCGAGCAGATCCGCCAGCTCCTGAATTCGGAGAAGGACGAGTTCGAGCTCAACATGTGCACCGACGTTGATCGCAACGACAAGGCGCGCGTCTGCGTCCCCGGCACCATCAAGGTGCTGGCGCGCCGGCAGATCGAGACCTACTCAAAACTGTTCCACACCGTCGACCACGTCGAGGGCATGCTGCGTCCCGGCTTCGACGCGCTCGATGCCTTCCTCACCCATGCCTGGGCCGTCACCGTGACAGGTGCGCCGAAGCTCTGGGCGATGCAGTTCGTCGAGGATCACGAGCGGTCGCCGCGGCGCTGGTATGCGGGTGCGATCGGCGCGGTGAATTTCGACGGCAGCATCAATACCGGCCTCACCATCCGCACCATCCGCATGAAGGATGGTCTCGCCGAGGTGCGCGTCGGCGCCACCTGCCTGTTCGATTCCGATCCCGCTGCCGAGGACCGCGAATGCCAGGTCAAGGCGGCGGCGCTGTTCCAGGCGCTGCGCGGCGATCCGCCAAAACCGCTCTCGACCTTTGCGCCCGATGCGACCGGAAGCGGCAAGCGGGTGCTGCTGATCGACCACGACGACAGCTTCGTGCACATGCTCGCCGACTATTTCCGCCAGGTCGGCGCCAGCGTCACCGTGGTCCGCTATGTGCATGCGCTCGACATGCTCAAGCAGAAGAGGTGGGATTTGCTGGTGCTGTCGCCCGGCCCGGGCAGGCCCGAAGATTTCGGGATCAGGAAGACGATCGATGCGGCGCTGGAGAACAAGCTGCCGGTGTTCGGCGTCTGCCTCGGCGTGCAGGCGATCGGCGAATATTTTGGCGGCGAGCTCGGCCAGCTCACGCATCCCGCCCACGGCCGGCCCTCGCGGGTGCAGGTGCGCGGCGGCCGCCTGATGCGCAATTTGCCGAGCGAGATCGTGATCGGCCGCTATCACTCGCTCTATGTCGAGCGCGACAGCATGCCGGAGGTTTTGTCCGTCACCGCCAGCACCGAGGACGGCGTCGCTATGGCGCTGGAGCACAAGACCCTGCCGGTCGCGGGCGTGCAATTCCACCCGGAGTCGCTGATGTCGCTCGGCGGCGAGGTGGGCTTGAGGATTGTCGAGAACGCGTTCCGGCTGGATGCGCGTGTTGATTGA
- a CDS encoding adenine phosphoribosyltransferase: protein MTFDHDLKASVRTIPDYPKPGIMFRDITTLLADARAFRRAVDELVNPWAGNKIDKVAGMEARGFIIGGAVAHQLSAGFVPIRKKGKLPHTTVRIAYSLEYGIDEMEMHVDAIQPGERVILVDDLIATGGTAEGAVKLLRQIGANVVAACFIIDLPELGGAAKLRAMDVPVRTLMTFEGH from the coding sequence ATGACCTTTGACCACGACCTGAAGGCGAGCGTTCGCACCATTCCCGACTATCCCAAGCCGGGGATCATGTTCCGCGACATCACGACCCTGCTCGCGGATGCGCGCGCATTCCGCCGCGCCGTGGACGAGCTCGTGAACCCCTGGGCCGGCAACAAGATCGACAAGGTCGCCGGCATGGAGGCGCGGGGCTTCATCATCGGCGGCGCGGTGGCGCACCAGCTCTCCGCCGGCTTCGTGCCGATCCGCAAGAAGGGCAAGCTGCCGCACACCACTGTGCGCATCGCCTATTCGCTGGAATACGGCATCGACGAGATGGAGATGCATGTCGACGCCATCCAGCCCGGCGAGCGTGTCATCCTGGTCGACGACCTCATCGCCACCGGCGGCACCGCGGAAGGTGCGGTGAAGCTGCTGCGCCAGATCGGCGCCAATGTCGTCGCCGCCTGCTTCATCATCGACCTGCCCGAGCTCGGCGGCGCCGCCAAGCTGCGCGCCATGGACGTGCCGGTGCGCACGCTGATGACGTTCGAGGGGCATTGA